The sequence CCCCGGCCTTGTCCCCCTTGGCCATCAGCACCCCGGCGATCAGATTGACCGGCATCGGATTGTCGGGCATCGCCGCCGCCATCCTTTTGGCCACCGCCAGCGCCTCGTCGTAACGCTTCTGGTGCAGGCGGGTCAGAACCAACATGACGTCGGCCTGGACCAGCTCCGGCTCCAGAGAGACGGCCTGTTCCAGCTCACCCGCCGCCGCTTCCAGATCGCCGCCGCCAATCTGCCCCAGCGCCAGCTGGGTGCGGATGACAGCGATATCCGGCGCCAGTTCCGCGGCCCGCCCCAGCAGCTCGGTGGCGCGATCGAACTTGCGCTGCTGCAGGTAGGCGCTGCCCAGCAACGCCAAAAGCTGGGGATCGTCCGGATGGCGATCGAGGTAGGGTTCCAGCAGGGCGACCGCATCCTCGGGCCGGCCACGTTTCAGCTTCACCGCCCCCAGCACTTTGGCCACCGCCACCTGGTCCGGCTGCCTGGCCCGTACCGCTTCCAGGTATTCCTCCGCCGCCGCCAGTTCGTTCTGGCGGTAGGCGATCAGACCCAGCAACAGCTTACTGGGCAGGTGGGAAGATGCCTGGCTGATCACCCGGGTCAAAGCCTCCTTGGCCTGGTCCAGCCGTCCCTCCCGGAACGCCAGCAATCCCTGGAGATAATGCAGCAGGGGGGCGTTCGCGGCGATCCCGGCGGCCTTTTCCAGATCGGCGGCCGCCTCCCGGGTGCGCCCCAGGGCGATCGCCACCGCAGCCCGTCCCAGCAACGCCTGCACGTTTCCGGGCTGAGCCTCCAGTGCCTGGGTCGCGGCGGCGTGGGCGCCTTCCAGATCGCCCAGCTGACGCTTGGCTTCCATCGCGATCAGGTAGGCGGCAGACGGCGTTTTTTCACCCTGCAGCAACGGCTCGACTTCCTTCAGGGCCCGTTCCGGCTGGCCCTGCGCCAGGGCCAGCCGGGCCAGCCCCAGACGTCCTTCCGGCAACTGCGGCGCCAGCTTGAGGGCGGCGGCGAACTCCCGGCCGGCCGCCTCCAGCTCCCGGCGCTGCAAATGGGCCTCACCCCGCAGGGCGTGGAGTTTGGCCTTGAGCGCCGGCTCTCGGGCCTGGTCCGGCTGGATCCCGTCCAGCACCTTACGGGGCCGGTTCTGCAACAGATAGGCCCTGCCGAGCGGCACCAGCCAGCGTTCCGGCGCCAGACCGCCGTCACGGGCCTTCTCCAGCTCCTTCACCGCCCCGGCGGCGTCTCCCTGGCGCAGGTAGGTCTGCCCCAGCAGCAGCCGGGCCTCGGCGTCCAGGGGATTTTCCCGCAGGTGATTCTTGAGCTGAATCACCGCCGCCCGCAGTTTGCCCTGTTCCAGATAGGCTTGGGCTTCCCGCAG comes from Methylomarinovum tepidoasis and encodes:
- the prsT gene encoding XrtA/PEP-CTERM system TPR-repeat protein PrsT is translated as MRRLLVAAGLFTAIAWAEENYLREAQAYLEQGKLRAAVIQLKNHLRENPLDAEARLLLGQTYLRQGDAAGAVKELEKARDGGLAPERWLVPLGRAYLLQNRPRKVLDGIQPDQAREPALKAKLHALRGEAHLQRRELEAAGREFAAALKLAPQLPEGRLGLARLALAQGQPERALKEVEPLLQGEKTPSAAYLIAMEAKRQLGDLEGAHAAATQALEAQPGNVQALLGRAAVAIALGRTREAAADLEKAAGIAANAPLLHYLQGLLAFREGRLDQAKEALTRVISQASSHLPSKLLLGLIAYRQNELAAAEEYLEAVRARQPDQVAVAKVLGAVKLKRGRPEDAVALLEPYLDRHPDDPQLLALLGSAYLQQRKFDRATELLGRAAELAPDIAVIRTQLALGQIGGGDLEAAAGELEQAVSLEPELVQADVMLVLTRLHQKRYDEALAVAKRMAAAMPDNPMPVNLIAGVLMAKGDKAGAERQWREALARFPDYVTARLNLARLKLSQGELDEAESFYRAILQRHPKHVTALIGLAQVAEARKDLEAMRDYLEKAHDSAPQRPEPAVMLARYHLSRNQGLEAVGVLRPVLEKHPDHPLALLLTAQGQLAAGQPASAAATLRRLVAKRSDNAMALYWLGVAEQRNDAPEAALAAWERALQAKPDFIPAVVARLRLLLEQKRYDEALAAAKELQSRFPERAEGHFWAGQVALAQKDYGTALKALEAAHQRQPGPLTAQQLFFLKRQLGKADEARRFLQDWLAKHPDDTGAWLRLALAEQADGRLQAAIAAYEKVLAASPKNVVARNNLTWLYQQSGDPKALESARRLQTIAQDRPEILDTVGWVYLRQGRVDEALPILQEAAVKAPHLPTIRLHWAEALAAAGRTHEAKLELKRLLERHPAFPERKQAEALLRRLNVD